The genomic window ACTTCCACAGAAAAGTCCACGTGACCGGGTGTGTCTATGATGTTTATCTGGTGGTCTTTCCAATAGCAGGCGGTGGTTGCTGCGGTTATGGTTATACCCCTTTCCCTCTCTTGGGGCATCCAGTCCATGGTGGCAGCACCTTCGTGCACCTCACCTATCTTGTAGGTTTTACCCGTGTAGTAGAGTATTCTTTCTGTGGTAGTGGTCTTTCCAGCGTCTATATGGGCTACTATTCCTATGTTTCTGAGCCTTTCTATAGGCACAAGCCTTGGCATGACTTCCTCCTTACCATCTAAAGTGTGCGAAAACCTTGTTGGCTTCCGCCATCTTGTGGGTATCTTCCTTCTTCTTTATGGCACCACCCTTTTCGTTTAGAGCATCAAGAAGCTCCGCCTTTAGCCTTTCCACCATGGTGTAGCTTCCTCTGTGCCTTGACCTTTCTCTTGCGGCTTGAACCAACCATTTTAGGGCAAGGCTTATTTGCCTTCTTGGAGGAACTTCCACGGGGACTTGATAGGTGGCACCACCCACTCTTCTGGGACGCACTTCAAACTCAGGCTTTAGCTTTTCCACCACCTTGTGAAGTAGCTCCACAGGGTGCATGTTTACCTCTTTTGCGGCGGATTCAAGGGCATTGTAGACTATCCATTCCGCCACAGATTTTTTTCCACTTTTCATTACCTTGTTGATGAGCTTGTGGACTATCACATCCCCATACTTTGGGTCTGGAGAGATTTCTCTTGCAGGAACTGGACCCTTTCTTGGCATTACTTCTTACCTCCCTTTGCCTGTGCTTGTTGACCGGGCTTTGGTCTCTTGGCTCCGTATTTAGACCTGGACTGCCTTCTGTTGGCAACACCCGCAGTATCCAGTGCACCCCTTACCACCTTATAACGCACGCCGGGAAGGTCCTTTACCCTTCCACCCCTTACCAAAACCAAGGAGTGCTCTTGGAGGTTGTGACCTTCGCCGGGTATATAGGCGGTTACTTCAATGCCATTTGATAGTCTTACCCTTGTAACCTTCCTCAGGGCGGAGTTGGGTTTTTTGGGTGTAACCGTATAGACCCTTACGCAGACACCTCTCTTCTGAGGATTGCCCTGAAGGGCAGGTGCTTTGCTCTTTTTCTTTCTTGTTTCCCTACCTTGTTTTACCAGCTGGTTTATGGTAGGCATACCTTAAACCTCCTAAGCTAATTATTATAGCACATCTTTGAGAACTTTTGC from Hydrogenobacter sp. T-8 includes these protein-coding regions:
- the rpsG gene encoding 30S ribosomal protein S7, which gives rise to MPRKGPVPAREISPDPKYGDVIVHKLINKVMKSGKKSVAEWIVYNALESAAKEVNMHPVELLHKVVEKLKPEFEVRPRRVGGATYQVPVEVPPRRQISLALKWLVQAARERSRHRGSYTMVERLKAELLDALNEKGGAIKKKEDTHKMAEANKVFAHFRW
- the rpsL gene encoding 30S ribosomal protein S12; protein product: MPTINQLVKQGRETRKKKSKAPALQGNPQKRGVCVRVYTVTPKKPNSALRKVTRVRLSNGIEVTAYIPGEGHNLQEHSLVLVRGGRVKDLPGVRYKVVRGALDTAGVANRRQSRSKYGAKRPKPGQQAQAKGGKK